One part of the Sebastes fasciatus isolate fSebFas1 chromosome 8, fSebFas1.pri, whole genome shotgun sequence genome encodes these proteins:
- the LOC141773133 gene encoding C-type lectin BML-2-like isoform X1, with translation MFFDGEWGDNNCENNYTAVCLYVRGPNVTFILINIPMTWTEAQSYCRDRYTDLASVRNMTDNQKVQELVPAGESVWIGLFRDSWKWSDGSNSSFRYWGAGEPNNDAGKEPCVVADFSHSGQWEDWPCDVKRAFICYSPPTTTKQVIRLSLLKENPSLDLNDPAVMESILKQLKQRLKDQGVNDDIKLSWKKQPDGKVFHKEKKKDKMDEF, from the exons ATGTTTTTTGATGGAGAATGGGGTGACAACAATTGTGAAAACAACTATACGGCAGTCTGCTTATATGTCAGAG GGCCGAATGTGACATTTATCTTGATCAACATCCCCATGACATGGACTGAGGCCCAGAGCTACTGCAGAGATCGCTACACAGACCTGGCCAGTGTGAGAAACATGACAGATAACCAGAAGGTACAGGAGCTGGTACCTGCAGGAGAAAGCGTCTGGATCGGCCTTTTCAGAGACTCCTGGAAGTGGTCGGACGGAAGTAACTCCTCATTTAGGTACTGGGGAGCAGGGGAGCCTAATAACGACGCTGGGAAGGAGCcttgtgtggttgcagattttAGTCACTCTGGACAATGGGAGGACTGGCCCTGTGATGTCAAGAGAGCATTCATTTGCTACAGTCCAC cTACAACGACAAAGCAAGTGATAAGACTGAGTCTGCTGAAAGAGAACCCCTCTCTGGATCTGAATGACCCTGCTGTGATGGAGAGCATCTTGAAGCAG CTCAAACAGAGGCTGAAGGACCAGGGGGTGAATGACGACATCAAACTGAGCTGGAAGAAGCAGCCGGATGGAAAAGTCTTCcacaaggagaagaagaaggacaaaATGGATGAGTTTTAA
- the LOC141773133 gene encoding C-type lectin lectoxin-Phi1-like isoform X3, which translates to MTKCDPGDPYCSRNYHRGGPNVTFILINIPMTWTEAQSYCRDRYTDLASVRNMTDNQKVQELVPAGESVWIGLFRDSWKWSDGSNSSFRYWGAGEPNNDAGKEPCVVADFSHSGQWEDWPCDVKRAFICYSPPTTTKQVIRLSLLKENPSLDLNDPAVMESILKQLKQRLKDQGVNDDIKLSWKKQPDGKVFHKEKKKDKMDEF; encoded by the exons ATGACAAAATGTGATCCTGGAGACccctactgtagcaggaactaccacagaggag GGCCGAATGTGACATTTATCTTGATCAACATCCCCATGACATGGACTGAGGCCCAGAGCTACTGCAGAGATCGCTACACAGACCTGGCCAGTGTGAGAAACATGACAGATAACCAGAAGGTACAGGAGCTGGTACCTGCAGGAGAAAGCGTCTGGATCGGCCTTTTCAGAGACTCCTGGAAGTGGTCGGACGGAAGTAACTCCTCATTTAGGTACTGGGGAGCAGGGGAGCCTAATAACGACGCTGGGAAGGAGCcttgtgtggttgcagattttAGTCACTCTGGACAATGGGAGGACTGGCCCTGTGATGTCAAGAGAGCATTCATTTGCTACAGTCCAC cTACAACGACAAAGCAAGTGATAAGACTGAGTCTGCTGAAAGAGAACCCCTCTCTGGATCTGAATGACCCTGCTGTGATGGAGAGCATCTTGAAGCAG CTCAAACAGAGGCTGAAGGACCAGGGGGTGAATGACGACATCAAACTGAGCTGGAAGAAGCAGCCGGATGGAAAAGTCTTCcacaaggagaagaagaaggacaaaATGGATGAGTTTTAA
- the LOC141773133 gene encoding C-type lectin BML-2-like isoform X2: protein MFFDGEWGDNNCENNYTAVCLYVRGPNVTFILINIPMTWTEAQSYCRDRYTDLASVRNMTDNQKVQELVPAGESVWIGLFRDSWKWSDGSNSSFRYWGAGEPNNDAGKEPCVVADFSHSGQWEDWPCDVKRAFICYSPPTTKQVIRPSLLKENPSLDLNDPAVMESILKQLKQRLKDQGVNDDIKLSWKKQPDGKVFHKEKKKDKKDEL, encoded by the exons ATGTTTTTTGATGGAGAATGGGGTGACAACAATTGTGAAAACAACTATACGGCAGTCTGCTTATATGTCAGAG GGCCGAATGTGACATTTATCTTGATCAACATCCCCATGACATGGACTGAGGCCCAGAGCTACTGCAGAGATCGCTACACAGACCTGGCCAGTGTGAGAAACATGACAGATAACCAGAAGGTACAGGAGCTGGTACCTGCAGGAGAAAGCGTCTGGATCGGCCTTTTCAGAGACTCCTGGAAGTGGTCGGACGGAAGTAACTCCTCATTTAGGTACTGGGGAGCAGGGGAGCCTAATAACGACGCTGGGAAGGAGCcttgtgtggttgcagattttAGTCACTCTGGACAATGGGAGGACTGGCCCTGTGATGTCAAGAGAGCATTCATTTGCTACAGTCCAC cTACGACAAAGCAAGTGATAAGACCGAGTCTGCTGAAAGAGAACCCCTCTCTGGATCTGAATGACCCTGCTGTGATGGAGAGCATCTTGAAGCAG CTCAAACAGAGGCTGAAGGACCAGGGGGTGAATGACGACATCAAACTGAGCTGGAAGAAGCAGCCGGATGGAAAAGTCTTCcacaaggagaagaagaaggacaaaAAGGATGAGCTTTAA
- the LOC141773133 gene encoding C-type lectin lectoxin-Phi1-like isoform X4, whose translation MTWTEAQSYCRDNYTDLASVRNMTDNQKVQELVSAGEYVWIGLFTDWKWSDGSNSSFRYWGAGQPNNYLGKQTCVVAAFSQVGKWEDYNCDVKRAFICYSLSTTKQVIRPSLLKENPSLDLNDPAVMESILKQLKQRLKDQGVNDDIKLSWKKQPDGKVFHKEKKKDKKDEL comes from the exons ATGACATGGACTGAGGCCCAGAGCTACTGCAGAGATAACTACACAGACCTGGCCAGTGTGAGAAACATGACAGATAATCAGAAGGTACAGGAGCTGGTATCTGCAGGAGAATATGTCTGGATCGGCCTTTTCACGGACTGGAAGTGGTCTGACGGAAGTAACTCCTCATTTAGGTACTGGGGAGCAGGACAGCCTAATAACTACCTAGGGAAACAGACTTGTGTGGTTGCAGCTTTTAGCCAAGTTGGAAAATGGGAGGACTACAACTGTGATGTCAAGAGAGCATTCATCTGCTACAGTCTGT cTACGACAAAGCAAGTGATAAGACCGAGTCTGCTGAAAGAGAACCCCTCTCTGGATCTGAATGACCCTGCTGTGATGGAGAGCATCTTGAAGCAG CTCAAACAGAGGCTGAAGGACCAGGGGGTGAATGACGACATCAAACTGAGCTGGAAGAAGCAGCCGGATGGAAAAGTCTTCcacaaggagaagaagaaggacaaaAAGGATGAGCTTTAA
- the LOC141773132 gene encoding secretory phospholipase A2 receptor-like, whose translation MRMEKVLLSIVALSGLCAVSSPAKRQYHFVYDVKNMTEAQSYCREKYTDLATVDNMEDVKILNNTVDLNKMDSTDNNHEAWIGLYDDLDRWKWSLSDTSFYKHGETEFRRWASGEPNNLNSGQHCAQMFFDGEWGDNNCENNYTAVCLYVRGPNVTFILINIPMTWTEAQSYCRDNYTDLASVRNMTDNQKVQELVPAGESVWIGLFRDSWKWSDGSNSSFRYWGAGEPNNYQGRQTCVAADFSYSGQWDDNRCDVKRAFICYSLPTTTKQVIRLSLLKENPSLDLNDPAVMESILKQLKQRLKDQGVNDDIKLSWKKQPDGKVFHKEKKKDKKDEL comes from the exons ATGAGGATGGAAAAAGTTCTTCTCAGCATCGTCGCCCTGTCAG GGCTGTGTGCTGTCTCATCACCTGCTAAACGTCAGTACCATTTTGTTTATGACGTGAAGAACATGACTGAAGCACAAAGTTACTGCAGAGAGAAATACACAGACCTGGCCACTGTAGACAACATGGAGGATGTGAAGATCCTGAACAACACGGTGGATTTAAACAAAATGGATTCCACAGATAACAACCAT GAAGCCTGGATAGGGCTGTACGATGACCTGGACAGATGGAAGTGGTCACTGTCAGACACAAGTTTCTACAAACACGGAGAGACGGAGTTCAGACGATGGGCCTCTGGAGAACCGAACAACCTGAACAGTGGACAACACTGCGCGCAAATGTTTTTTGATGGAGAATGGGGTGACAACAATTGTGAAAACAACTATACGGCAGTCTGCTTATATGTCAGAG GGCCGAATGTGACATTTATCTTGATCAACATCCCCATGACATGGACTGAGGCCCAGAGCTACTGCAGAGATAACTACACAGACCTGGCCAGTGTGAGAAACATGACAGATAACCAGAAGGTACAGGAGCTGGTACCTGCAGGAGAAAGCGTCTGGATCGGCCTTTTCAGAGACTCCTGGAAGTGGTCGGACGGAAGTAACTCCTCATTTAGGTACTGGGGAGCAGGGGAGCCTAATAACTACCAAGGGAGACAGACTTGTGTGGCTGCAGATTTTAGCTACTCTGGACAATGGGATGACAATCGCTGTGACGTCAAGAGAGCATTCATTTGCTACAGTCTGC cTACAACGACAAAGCAAGTGATAAGACTGAGTCTGCTGAAAGAGAACCCCTCTCTGGATCTGAATGACCCTGCTGTGATGGAGAGCATCTTGAAGCAG CTCAAACAGAGGCTGAAGGACCAGGGGGTGAATGACGACATCAAACTGAGCTGGAAGAAGCAGCCGGATGGAAAAGTCTTCcacaaggagaagaagaaggacaaaAAGGATGAGCTTTAA